The Variovorax sp. S12S4 genome includes the window TACGCAGCCTCCCTCCCGCCATTGCCGGATGTACTTGCCGTAGCGCGGGTGCCCGACAAGCCACTGCTCCAAGGCCGGCCAGCCGTGTCCGCCGGCCCAGGCAGCGGCAAGCAGAAAAGGCACCGTGGGCAGAACGGGCAGAAAGACGCCGAGCAGGCCAAGAGCGACCAGCATCAGCGCCAGCACACGCCAGAGCAGTTTCGCGACCGAAGCGCCGAGCCGCTTCAACGGGCGCGTCCTCTGGGTTGCTCTGACGAAAACGAGGGTTGCAGCATTGGCCGATGGTAGGCCACGGCCGATGGAAAGGCCGGCCTGAGCTGCGACGCCCAGCTGAAAAGGGCGCCGGCCCAACTCAGGCGGCAGGCAGCGCTGCACTGGTATCCAGCGCCCAGATGCGTGCGAGCAGCACGCCAGCACGTTCGCTCCCGATCACGGGCGACGCCAGTTCGAGAAACTTGCCCTCCAGTTCGCCGTCGGTCAACGCCTGCTCGGGGTCGCCCTTGCGGTTGGGCTGAAGATGTTCGAGACGGCGCCCGTCGCGGGTGTGGATGACAACGCGCGCGGCGCGCTGTCCCGGAAAGGCCGCGTCCAGTTCCGGATCGACGGCCAGGTCCATGCGCTCCATCAGCGCGCGCGTCCCCGGGTCCGCCAGCCGGGTCGGCTCGTACGCCGCCAGGCGCACGCTGCCATGCGCCAAGGCCGTCGCCACAACGTAGGCGAGGCTGAAGCGCGCTTCGTTGGCCGTGGCCGGATGCGTGTAGCAGGCGATGTCGAGTGCGGGGCGGTAAGTTGCCACCTGCACGCGCTCTATATCGGCGGCTTCCAGGCCATAACGCTGCTTCAGTTCCAGCGCGCCGTCGATAGCGGCAAAGGTGTGGCCGCAGCCGATGTGGTTCTTGAAGGTCAGCCGCGTGATGTGAAAGTCCCGCCCCAGCGTCGCGCCGGCCTGCGACCAATCCGGGCCGCTGCTCATGGCTTGGCCCAGGCCGATTTCTCCGTCCAATACGTCGAGCGAGCCGGTCACGCCCCGCGCCGCAAGCTGCGCCGCAAGCACCCCCGCCTCCGCGGCCCGGCCCGCATGCAGCGGCTTGGACATCGAGTCCATGCGGAACGCCTGTTGCAGGCCGGCAGTGAAAGTGGCGGCCGTTGCCAGCGCGTGCGCAAAGGCCGCTTCGTCGAGCGACATCAGGCAACCGGCGGTGGCCGCGGCGCCAAAGCTGCCGATGGTGCCGGTGCTGTGCCAATACTTGTAGTGCGCGCGGCCCATGACGACACCGATGCGCGTCGACACTTCATACCCCAGGACGACACCACGCAAGAACTCGATGCCGCTGGCGCCCGCATCCTGGCCGGCGGCCAGGGCAGCCGCAATGGTCGCGGCGCCTGGGTGGTACATGGCCTCGCGGAAACTGTCGTCCACTTCCGCCGCATGGGCGGCCGTTCCGTTGATGAGCGCCGCCGCGCGCGCTGTCGCCGGCCGGCCGAGAACGAGCGAAGCCCGGCCGCAGCCGAGGTCATCGGCCAGGACTTCTTCGAGCTGCCGAACAGGTGCAGCCGCCAGGCCGGGGAACACGGAGGCGTACCAATCGATCACTGCGCGCTTGGCGTGATGGATGACCTCGGGCGGCAGCGGCTGCCGATGGAAATCGGCTGCGTAGCGGGCAAATATTTCTGTCGCGTGCATATCAACTCTCCGAAGACGCGAGCACTACCACCCCGTCGGCGGCGCACACGCCCTGCCCCTGCGGCAGCACGAAGATCGGGTTGATCTCCGCTTCGAGCAAGCGGTTGCCGAGCTGGGCCGCCATTTGCGAGAAGGCGACGATCGCATCGACCAGCGCGTCGACATCGGCCTTGGGGCGGCCGCGAAAGCCGTCGAGCAAGGGCCATGTCTTCAGCTCGCGCGCCATCGAAAGCGCCTCCTCGCGGCCGAGGCCCCCTTGAGCAGGAAGCAGCCGCATCGCGGTGTCCTTGAACAGCTCGGCGGTGATGCCGCCCATGCCCAGAAGAATGGCCGTGCCCAAGGCGTCGTGGTGCACGCCCAGGATCAGCTCGGTGCCGCCGCCGACCATTTCCTGCACCAGGAAGCGCTGGGGCCGCACGCCAGTCTTGCTCTCGACCTCGGAGGCCATCGCCAGCAGGCGCGCGCCCACCGTCTCGGCCGTCATGTTCACGGCAACGCCGCCGACGTCGCTCTTGTGCGTGATCTCGGCCGAAAGAATTTTGAGCACGACGCGTCCGCCCAGTTCGCGGGTCGCGCCTTCGGCCTCCGCCGGCATGGTCACGACCCGCTCGCGCGCGCAGGGCATGCCAAAACGGGTGAACAGCTGCTTGGCTTCTGCTTCGTCGAGGGAGCCCTCGGGCAGATCGTCGATGCGCACGTCGGCCGCAGGCTCGCTGGGCAGCTTCGGCTCTTGCCAGCTGCTGGCATTCAGCATGGCGCCGAGCGCGCTGGTGCAGCTTTCGGCAGCCGCAAATGCCGGCACGCCGCGCTGCGTGAGCAAGGCCGCCACTTCGGGTGCGTGCGGGCTCACGTAGGCGATCACCGGCTTGTCCGAATTGGGAAGGCAGTCCTGGATGGCACCCGCCATCAGCTCCGGCATGGCCAGGCTGGAGGAGCCGACGATGATCGCCAGCGCGTCGTAGCTCGGGCTCTTGAGCAGAAGGTTGATGGCGCCGCGCAGCAGGTCGGGTTGCAGGCCGGCCAGGGTCACGTCGATGGGGTTGCGGTCGAGCACGGCGTGGTCGCCGCTCTGCAATGCGCGCAAGGCCTCGGCCGTTGCGGCGTCCGGCGCGGGCGTCTCGAATCCTCGCATGCCCAGGTCGTCCGAAACCAGGGTTCCCGCTCCGCCGGTCGAGGTCAGGATGGCCACACGCTTGCCGCGCAGCTTGCGGCCCGTGGCCAGTGCGACCGGAATGTCGAGCAGGTCGCCGAAGGTCTGGGCGCGAATCACGCCAACCTGCCTGAACAACGCGTCATACATGCTGTCGGCGCCCGCCAGTGCGCCGGTATGCGACACGGCAGCCTTGGCGCCGGCCTCGGAACGGCCGATCTTGAATGCCACCACCGGTTTGCCCGCGCGAGCCGCCTTCAATGCAGCGGCCCGAAATTTCTCGGCGTTGCGGACGCTCTCCACGTACAGGGCAATGACTTTCGTGCCCGGGTCGTCGGCCAGGTGGTCGACAAAATCGGCCAGGTCCAGATCGACTTCATTGCTGGTCGAGATCAACTTCGACAAGCCGATGCCGCGAGCCGCAGCACGCGAAAGCAGCGCACCCAGAATGCCTCCGCTTTGCGAGACCACGCCGATGCCGCCGACCGGAAAGTGGTCCATCTCGAGTGCGCCGCTGGCAGAAAGCACGATGTTGTTGGTCAGGTTGACCAGTCCGATGGTGTTGGGACCGAGGATGCGCATTCCGCCCGCCGCCTCGATGAGTTGCTGCTGGCGCCGTGCGCCCTCCTCTCCGGTTTCCGTGTAGCCGCTGGCAAGCACGATGGCCGCGGCTGTGCCCTTGGCCGCGAGTTCGCGCACGGCCTGATGCGCCCGCTCCGCGCCCAGCAGCACGATGCCCACATCGGGTGTGCCGGGAATCGAGGCGATGTCCGGGTAGCAGGCCAGGCCGCCGACGGAGTCGACGCGCGGATTGACCGGGTAGATCTCGCCCGTGAATCCGTGCTTGCGCAAATAGGCCACGGGCCGGCCGGCGGTCTTGGCCGCATCCGCCGATGCGCCGATCACCGCGACGCTGCGCGGCTGGAGCAGCCTGGCGATGGCGTTCATCTCAGTCATTTCGTCATCCCGTTCTTTGCACTGCTCTTGGCCAGGAAGGCCATCACCGATTCGCGGTGCTCTGTGCTGGTGTAGCAAATGCCCTGCGCCTGGCTTCCCTGTGCAAACACCTGGTGCGCGGAGAGTTCGAAGCTCTGGTTGAGGATCGTCTTTCCAAGGGCCAGCGCGGTGGCCGATCCCTTGCTCATCTCGGCCGCCCAGCGCTGCGCATCGGCAACGAGTGTTTCGGCACTCGCCTGGCGATCGGCAATGCCGAGGCCGATGGCCTCTTCGAGTTCGACCTTCCGGCCGCTGAAGATCAGCTCCTTGGCTTTCGAGAGGCCGACCCGGCGCGGCAGGAAGTACATGCCGCCGCCATCGGGAA containing:
- a CDS encoding MmgE/PrpD family protein; amino-acid sequence: MHATEIFARYAADFHRQPLPPEVIHHAKRAVIDWYASVFPGLAAAPVRQLEEVLADDLGCGRASLVLGRPATARAAALINGTAAHAAEVDDSFREAMYHPGAATIAAALAAGQDAGASGIEFLRGVVLGYEVSTRIGVVMGRAHYKYWHSTGTIGSFGAAATAGCLMSLDEAAFAHALATAATFTAGLQQAFRMDSMSKPLHAGRAAEAGVLAAQLAARGVTGSLDVLDGEIGLGQAMSSGPDWSQAGATLGRDFHITRLTFKNHIGCGHTFAAIDGALELKQRYGLEAADIERVQVATYRPALDIACYTHPATANEARFSLAYVVATALAHGSVRLAAYEPTRLADPGTRALMERMDLAVDPELDAAFPGQRAARVVIHTRDGRRLEHLQPNRKGDPEQALTDGELEGKFLELASPVIGSERAGVLLARIWALDTSAALPAA
- a CDS encoding acetate--CoA ligase family protein, producing the protein MTEMNAIARLLQPRSVAVIGASADAAKTAGRPVAYLRKHGFTGEIYPVNPRVDSVGGLACYPDIASIPGTPDVGIVLLGAERAHQAVRELAAKGTAAAIVLASGYTETGEEGARRQQQLIEAAGGMRILGPNTIGLVNLTNNIVLSASGALEMDHFPVGGIGVVSQSGGILGALLSRAAARGIGLSKLISTSNEVDLDLADFVDHLADDPGTKVIALYVESVRNAEKFRAAALKAARAGKPVVAFKIGRSEAGAKAAVSHTGALAGADSMYDALFRQVGVIRAQTFGDLLDIPVALATGRKLRGKRVAILTSTGGAGTLVSDDLGMRGFETPAPDAATAEALRALQSGDHAVLDRNPIDVTLAGLQPDLLRGAINLLLKSPSYDALAIIVGSSSLAMPELMAGAIQDCLPNSDKPVIAYVSPHAPEVAALLTQRGVPAFAAAESCTSALGAMLNASSWQEPKLPSEPAADVRIDDLPEGSLDEAEAKQLFTRFGMPCARERVVTMPAEAEGATRELGGRVVLKILSAEITHKSDVGGVAVNMTAETVGARLLAMASEVESKTGVRPQRFLVQEMVGGGTELILGVHHDALGTAILLGMGGITAELFKDTAMRLLPAQGGLGREEALSMARELKTWPLLDGFRGRPKADVDALVDAIVAFSQMAAQLGNRLLEAEINPIFVLPQGQGVCAADGVVVLASSES
- a CDS encoding YbaN family protein, with the translated sequence MKRLGASVAKLLWRVLALMLVALGLLGVFLPVLPTVPFLLAAAWAGGHGWPALEQWLVGHPRYGKYIRQWREGGCVPRRAKWAASWMMIFSSAVLLATNAHIAVKIGAPLLMAVVAVWLWRRPEP